In Pseudoalteromonas tetraodonis, the genomic window GGCAAGTTTAAATAAAATCATACATCACCCTGTAAACTTACTAAGTCGATTGTGCGGCTAAAGAGTGGCTTTAATGTTTCATCGTGACTGACAAAAACAAGCGTGCTGTTACTTTTTTTTGCTTGTTCAAATAGCAGCTTAATAAAGCTTTCACGATTTTGGGTATCAAGTGCTGAAGTAGGCTCATCGGCAATAATAAGTTCAGGGCTGCCTATAAATGCGCGTGCTGCAGCAACACGCTGTTGTTGCCCAATACTTAAAGTGGCAACATTTTGATTATGAAAGTGCGCCTCTAACCCCAGTGCATTGAGTAATCTGGCTGCTTCACTCTCTAAATTATCGGCTTGGCTGAGCATGTGTTGCTGACGCTTTTTCGAAAATTGGCACCCTAAACACACGTTTTCTAATGGGGTTAAATAAGGTAGTAAATTAAAGTTTTGGAAAATATAGCCAATATGATCCGCTCTAAATGCATCGCGCTGTGCGTTGGTGAGCGCACTTAGGTTTTGGTTTAAAACACAAAGTTGGCCGCTAGTGGTTACATTAATGCCTGCCAGTAGCGCTAGTAAGGTAGATTTACCACTACCGCTTGGACCATGTAAAAAAACATGTTCCCCAGCATTAATCGTAAGCTGCTTAATAGCGAGAGTCGGGGTGACTGCGCTTTTTTGCCATTTGAAAGAGACATTCTCAAGGTTGATCATAACGGCTTACCAACTCCAATAGTTAAGTCTTTTGCGCATTTTAAATTGTCTAATAAAATTAAGCGGTTTTGCTTTGAGCTTTTCATCACTATGCAACAGTTCATTGGTTGCGCAAAGTACTCGTTGGCTTGATTTACCATCTGTGTATGGGTGTAACTCTTGGCAAAAAGCTTCAATATTATCTACAAGTTCTTTTGGGTAAGTTAGTGCGTAGTCTATTGCGGCTTCAACGTTATTTTTATCCGTAATATCAAGTAAGTGTTTTTCAGGTGCTTTATTGCAAAACGTTACAACTGGTTTTCGTTGTACCAAAAACATCAGTAATATGGATGAAGTGTCGCACAGCATTACATCAGCAGATTGTAATAAAGGAATAACATTGTCTGTTTCAACAAAGGTTAGATTGTCATTACTTAACGCTTTGTATTTATCAACCCACTCTTGTGCCATTTTAGGATGAAACTGAACTAAGAGTCGCCATTTACCGCTTTCACTAAAGTGTTTTATTTGTTCATAAAGTTTAGGTGCAAGAGATAAGCGTTTTGAGAATGTAGAGCAGATCAATACTGTTGGGCGAGAGTCTGTTTCATCAATGTGGCTAGGCTTTGAGTTACCGTTAAAAAATTGATCTAGGGGAGGCCAACCTGTTTCTACTACCTTAAAATAACCCAATTTTTTTTGTAACGCCGTAAATGGAGCCGTTGTATTTGGGCCTTGTGTACAATATAAATCAAAGCAGCCCCGCACTTTAAAGTGATCGTTTTGGCCTTTTTTATTTAGCTTTCCAGCATCAAAGCCGTGAAAAACAGCCACTTTCTTTCCGGGAAAAAATGTAGGGATAGAGTTCGCTGGTGCAAAGGTTGCGTCAGGCGCCCATTGATTTATTTCATGAATAGAATTTAGTGTTT contains:
- a CDS encoding ABC transporter ATP-binding protein gives rise to the protein MINLENVSFKWQKSAVTPTLAIKQLTINAGEHVFLHGPSGSGKSTLLALLAGINVTTSGQLCVLNQNLSALTNAQRDAFRADHIGYIFQNFNLLPYLTPLENVCLGCQFSKKRQQHMLSQADNLESEAARLLNALGLEAHFHNQNVATLSIGQQQRVAAARAFIGSPELIIADEPTSALDTQNRESFIKLLFEQAKKSNSTLVFVSHDETLKPLFSRTIDLVSLQGDV
- a CDS encoding CDP-glycerol--glycerophosphate glycerophosphotransferase: MYISQNYSYAILRPLQAEILAQGGEVKWFLEGDNVNPDFLKSDEKTLNSIHEINQWAPDATFAPANSIPTFFPGKKVAVFHGFDAGKLNKKGQNDHFKVRGCFDLYCTQGPNTTAPFTALQKKLGYFKVVETGWPPLDQFFNGNSKPSHIDETDSRPTVLICSTFSKRLSLAPKLYEQIKHFSESGKWRLLVQFHPKMAQEWVDKYKALSNDNLTFVETDNVIPLLQSADVMLCDTSSILLMFLVQRKPVVTFCNKAPEKHLLDITDKNNVEAAIDYALTYPKELVDNIEAFCQELHPYTDGKSSQRVLCATNELLHSDEKLKAKPLNFIRQFKMRKRLNYWSW